A genomic window from Oceanobacillus timonensis includes:
- the spoIIE gene encoding stage II sporulation protein E, producing the protein MIGSIPRVESGSIAIEKAGKKKKWREQITSKVNHILIAQGWLFYITGFLLGRAVILQTVSPFAVAFIASMWLVHREKSFRSMIAVILGAVTYSMQHVVYIFLAFILFIFISAAVKSIKNQQWMLPVTVFLATSLPRMFLYSIQGPISSFEWMMLAVEGILGAILVLIFMQSIPLLSPKRYKPALKSEEIVCLIILIASVLTGFIGWEVYGASLEQVFSRYFVLVFAFIGGAAIGSTVGVVAGMILSLANVANLYQMSLLAFSGVLGGLLKEGKKPGTAVGLLIGTGLIGVYGESVALLPSLTESLMAVVLFLLTPASWFEQIARYIPGTEAYTNEQEQYSQKVRNVTAKRVEQFSSVFEALSKSFAVTDRTMSDEKWEEKRDTDYFLSQVTEKTCQGCFLKSKCWQKDFDKTYSLMEAMKENITAGEEPHRNIVKQFENHCVKPRQVMEAMHSEMSFYEANQQLRQQVTESKRLVSDQLQGVSDVMNDFAKEILKERQHHELQESQIVHALKEMGIELVRLDIYHLEKGNVDIELTTSFYEYHGEAEKLIAPILSELLDEMIVVKNEDISAFPYGYSHFVFSSARDFTVETGAANAAKGGGIVSGDSFTTIELGAGKVAMAISDGMGNGKRAKEESTETLRLLQQILQTGIREKVAIKTINSILALRTTDEMFATLDLAVVDLHNASAEFLKIGSTPSFVRRGNNMIKIEASNLPMGIIKEFDVDIVSEQLKPDDLLIMMSDGIFDGPKNVENIDIWIKRKVKEMDTENPQEIADLLLEEVIRTRSGEIHDDMTVLVTKVKKNTPKWANVPVHKGKVVMM; encoded by the coding sequence ATGATAGGTTCAATTCCAAGGGTGGAGTCAGGAAGCATTGCAATCGAGAAAGCAGGAAAAAAGAAAAAATGGAGAGAGCAGATTACGTCAAAGGTGAATCATATTTTAATCGCGCAAGGCTGGTTATTTTATATTACCGGTTTCTTATTAGGACGAGCTGTGATTTTACAGACCGTCTCTCCGTTTGCAGTAGCGTTCATTGCCAGCATGTGGCTTGTCCACCGGGAAAAATCATTCCGGTCGATGATTGCCGTGATTTTAGGGGCTGTCACCTATTCAATGCAGCATGTGGTTTATATTTTTCTTGCTTTTATCTTATTTATCTTTATATCGGCAGCAGTAAAGTCTATCAAAAACCAGCAATGGATGCTGCCTGTTACTGTCTTTTTGGCGACGAGTCTGCCGAGAATGTTTCTATATTCTATTCAAGGTCCGATATCATCCTTTGAGTGGATGATGTTAGCAGTTGAAGGAATACTTGGAGCTATTCTTGTACTTATATTTATGCAAAGCATTCCGTTATTATCACCAAAACGTTATAAACCTGCGCTGAAAAGTGAAGAAATCGTCTGTTTGATTATTCTTATTGCTTCGGTATTAACCGGGTTCATCGGCTGGGAGGTATACGGTGCGTCCTTAGAGCAGGTTTTTTCCAGATACTTTGTCTTAGTGTTTGCATTTATTGGTGGAGCGGCAATCGGATCGACAGTGGGGGTTGTGGCAGGGATGATTTTATCACTGGCCAACGTTGCCAATCTTTATCAAATGAGCTTATTGGCTTTTTCAGGGGTGCTTGGTGGATTATTGAAGGAAGGCAAGAAGCCGGGGACGGCGGTGGGGCTCTTAATTGGGACAGGCCTGATTGGTGTATATGGAGAAAGTGTGGCACTATTACCATCGTTAACGGAATCCCTGATGGCCGTTGTTTTATTTTTGTTAACACCTGCGTCCTGGTTTGAACAGATTGCCCGTTATATTCCGGGAACAGAAGCATATACCAATGAGCAGGAGCAGTATTCGCAAAAGGTCCGTAATGTTACAGCCAAACGTGTGGAACAATTTTCAAGTGTCTTCGAGGCGCTGTCCAAAAGCTTTGCGGTGACAGACCGGACGATGAGTGATGAAAAATGGGAGGAGAAGCGGGATACCGATTACTTTTTAAGTCAGGTGACGGAAAAAACATGCCAAGGGTGTTTTTTAAAGAGTAAATGCTGGCAGAAGGATTTTGATAAAACCTATTCGCTGATGGAGGCGATGAAAGAGAATATAACTGCCGGAGAGGAACCGCACCGGAATATCGTGAAGCAGTTTGAAAATCATTGTGTGAAGCCGCGTCAGGTGATGGAGGCCATGCATTCGGAAATGAGCTTTTATGAGGCCAATCAGCAGCTTAGGCAACAGGTGACAGAAAGTAAGCGCTTAGTTTCCGATCAGCTCCAGGGAGTATCTGACGTGATGAATGACTTTGCTAAAGAAATATTAAAAGAACGGCAGCATCATGAATTGCAGGAGTCGCAAATTGTTCATGCCCTTAAAGAGATGGGTATTGAACTGGTTCGTCTAGATATCTACCATTTGGAAAAAGGGAATGTAGATATTGAATTGACAACAAGTTTTTATGAATACCATGGGGAAGCGGAAAAATTGATTGCGCCCATTCTTTCCGAACTGCTCGATGAAATGATTGTTGTCAAGAACGAAGATATTTCTGCCTTTCCTTATGGTTACAGTCACTTTGTCTTTAGTTCAGCCAGGGATTTCACAGTAGAAACAGGGGCGGCAAATGCAGCAAAAGGAGGAGGAATTGTATCCGGTGATAGTTTTACAACGATTGAACTGGGCGCTGGAAAAGTTGCCATGGCTATCAGTGATGGCATGGGGAATGGAAAGCGCGCAAAAGAGGAAAGTACAGAGACATTACGCTTACTGCAGCAAATTTTACAGACGGGAATACGGGAAAAAGTTGCCATTAAAACGATTAATTCGATCCTTGCCTTACGTACGACAGATGAGATGTTTGCAACGCTTGATTTAGCCGTTGTTGATTTGCATAATGCGTCTGCCGAGTTTTTAAAGATTGGCTCGACACCAAGCTTTGTCCGCAGGGGGAACAACATGATAAAAATAGAGGCAAGTAATTTGCCAATGGGAATTATAAAAGAGTTTGATGTTGATATTGTCAGTGAGCAATTAAAGCCGGATGATTTATTAATTATGATGAGTGATGGTATTTTTGATGGGCCGAAAAATGTAGAAAATATCGATATTTGGATAAAGCGGAAGGTTAAAGAAATGGATACGGAAAATCCACAGGAAATTGCTGATTTATTATTGGAAGAGGTGATCCGGACCCGGTCGGGTGAGATTCATGATGATATGACGGTATTGGTTACCAAAGTAAAGAAAAACACACCAAAATGGGCGAATGTACCTGTCCACAAAGGAAAGGTGGTGATGATGTAG
- a CDS encoding S1 domain-containing RNA-binding protein produces the protein MSIEVGSKLQGKVTGITNFGAFVELEEGKTGLVHISEVADNYVKDINEHLTVGDEVTVKVINVEKDGKIGLSIRKAKDRPKVRQKSQKERTENFESKMNRFLKDSEDRLASLKKHTESKRGGRGARRG, from the coding sequence ATGTCAATTGAAGTAGGCAGCAAGCTGCAAGGAAAAGTAACCGGAATCACTAATTTTGGAGCTTTTGTGGAGTTGGAAGAAGGAAAAACAGGTCTCGTTCACATTAGTGAGGTTGCTGACAATTATGTAAAAGATATTAATGAACATTTAACGGTAGGTGATGAAGTAACCGTTAAAGTTATTAATGTTGAAAAGGATGGCAAAATAGGCCTGTCCATTAGAAAGGCGAAAGACCGCCCGAAAGTACGTCAAAAGAGTCAAAAAGAACGCACAGAGAACTTCGAGTCCAAAATGAATCGTTTCCTTAAGGATTCCGAGGATCGCTTAGCCTCTTTGAAAAAGCATACCGAATCAAAGCGTGGTGGACGGGGTGCAAGAAGAGGATAG
- a CDS encoding FtsB family cell division protein: MEERKKKVTKLPSKSVHQYDAYIERQNRKKQRLTRRLILYAIVVALIVGSMSIYHFNQRALKADKLEEYEQLEQQLADLNQEETDLNNEIENLQDEEYVLEIARTNYFFSNEGELIFKLPDEDPSY, encoded by the coding sequence GTGGAGGAAAGAAAAAAGAAAGTAACCAAGCTTCCATCTAAATCCGTGCACCAGTACGATGCGTACATAGAGAGACAGAACAGAAAAAAACAGCGCCTTACCAGAAGGCTGATACTGTATGCAATCGTCGTAGCTTTGATTGTGGGAAGTATGTCTATTTACCATTTTAATCAGCGGGCTTTGAAAGCAGATAAGTTGGAAGAGTACGAACAGTTGGAGCAGCAACTTGCAGATTTAAATCAGGAAGAGACGGATTTAAATAATGAAATTGAGAATTTGCAAGATGAAGAGTATGTTCTTGAAATTGCCAGAACGAATTATTTCTTTTCCAATGAGGGAGAATTAATATTTAAATTACCAGATGAAGACCCATCATATTGA
- the yabQ gene encoding spore cortex biosynthesis protein YabQ produces MTLSTQFLTLLTMILSGFYLGVIQETFRRFTIYWKGRLFLTYFLEIFFWMTQAGILFYILYQVNQGELRVYIVLACLLGFSVYQALAKPAYKKLLEYVIQVFKMIYRGIERLINLLLISPLRWILLTFYRMIKTILFGVFKTMAWLCLFLFTPFRWAGKGIFQLCPSSVQNFFLHIAGFYSKMKNIIDKYVFKKED; encoded by the coding sequence ATGACATTATCCACCCAATTTTTAACACTTCTCACGATGATTTTAAGTGGGTTTTATTTAGGCGTTATTCAAGAAACCTTCCGTCGCTTCACAATATATTGGAAGGGGCGGCTATTTTTAACTTATTTTTTAGAAATATTTTTTTGGATGACGCAGGCTGGCATTTTATTTTATATATTATACCAAGTGAACCAAGGAGAGCTCAGAGTCTATATTGTATTAGCATGTCTCCTTGGTTTTTCTGTTTATCAGGCTTTGGCAAAGCCTGCATACAAAAAGTTATTAGAATATGTTATTCAGGTTTTTAAAATGATTTACCGGGGTATAGAAAGATTAATCAATTTACTGCTTATTTCCCCTTTGCGGTGGATATTGTTGACGTTCTATCGTATGATAAAAACAATCCTGTTTGGCGTTTTCAAAACAATGGCATGGTTGTGCCTGTTTTTATTTACTCCTTTCCGATGGGCAGGAAAAGGGATTTTTCAGCTTTGTCCTTCATCTGTTCAAAATTTCTTTCTGCACATAGCAGGATTTTATAGTAAAATGAAGAATATAATTGATAAATACGTGTTTAAAAAAGAAGACTAA
- the yabP gene encoding sporulation protein YabP, with the protein MNYYENRDVRNHTEPEHTVKVDKRKNLEITGVKEVDSFDNEAFLLETVMGYLIIRGQNLQLKNLDVTEGVVSIKGKIYELSYVDDQQQEKAKGFFSKIFR; encoded by the coding sequence ATGAATTATTATGAGAATAGAGATGTAAGAAATCATACGGAACCAGAACATACGGTAAAAGTAGACAAACGAAAAAACCTTGAAATTACTGGCGTTAAAGAAGTGGACAGTTTTGATAATGAAGCATTCCTTTTAGAAACGGTCATGGGATATTTAATTATTCGCGGACAGAATTTGCAATTGAAAAATTTAGATGTAACAGAAGGCGTTGTCTCCATTAAAGGAAAAATATATGAGCTTTCCTATGTAGATGATCAACAGCAGGAGAAAGCTAAAGGGTTCTTTAGCAAGATATTCCGATGA
- a CDS encoding RNA-binding S4 domain-containing protein gives MRLDKFLKISRIIKRRTMAKEVAEQGRITVNGNQAKASTVLSEGDELVIRFGQKRVTLKVNSLRENVRKEETDTLYTIVKEEKLEQ, from the coding sequence ATGAGACTAGATAAATTTTTAAAAATATCTCGCATCATTAAACGCCGTACCATGGCAAAAGAAGTTGCAGAGCAAGGAAGAATTACCGTGAACGGGAATCAGGCGAAAGCTTCCACTGTCCTTTCTGAAGGGGATGAGCTCGTGATTCGGTTTGGACAAAAGCGGGTTACGTTAAAAGTAAACTCCTTGCGGGAAAATGTCCGTAAAGAGGAAACAGACACATTATACACCATTGTGAAAGAAGAGAAATTAGAGCAGTAG
- the mazG gene encoding nucleoside triphosphate pyrophosphohydrolase, which translates to MKQIEVIGLGAGDLEQLPLGIYRKLKQIKQPIYARTSDHPVVQELEAEGVSFTSFDHLYEEEAQFEKVYERITEKLIGTAKTSDEPLVYAVPGHPMLAEKTVQLLLEQQEVDISIAGGQSYLDDLFTAMQIDPIEGFQFVDGTDFQRSQLQLQQHLFVCQVYDAFIASEVKLTLLEDLPPDYDIYIVDAAGSSAEKIKKIPLEELDHRMEISNLTTLYIPPVPEKNLHHTFPFLREVMAVLRGPDGCPWDKKQTHESLRYHTIEEVYELIEAIDEEDDDHIVEELGDLLMHVLLHSQIGEDNGYFTIDDVIQSISDKMIYRHPHVFQSAVADTEEAVLENWEELKKQEKGKDRESVLDGVPTYLPALTKAYKLTSKAGRVGFEWEHVGEVWDKLKEEIEEVIEAVQEKDKTDVEEELGDVLFVLANISRYYKVHPEVALERANRKFSSRFQYIEKKLLENNQTPQTVSLQEMDAYWEEAKKAKL; encoded by the coding sequence TTGAAGCAAATAGAGGTTATCGGACTGGGCGCAGGAGATTTGGAACAGCTGCCGCTCGGGATATATCGAAAATTAAAGCAAATAAAACAACCCATTTATGCAAGAACATCCGATCATCCAGTTGTTCAGGAGCTGGAAGCGGAAGGGGTTTCTTTTACTTCCTTTGATCATCTTTACGAAGAGGAAGCACAGTTTGAAAAAGTGTATGAACGTATTACCGAAAAATTGATAGGAACGGCGAAAACAAGTGATGAACCGCTGGTTTACGCCGTTCCTGGTCACCCAATGCTCGCAGAAAAAACGGTACAGCTTCTGTTAGAGCAACAAGAAGTGGACATATCGATTGCTGGTGGGCAAAGCTATTTGGATGACTTATTTACAGCGATGCAGATTGATCCGATTGAGGGCTTTCAATTTGTGGATGGGACAGACTTCCAACGCAGTCAACTGCAATTACAGCAACATTTATTTGTGTGCCAAGTATATGATGCCTTTATTGCATCCGAGGTCAAACTGACTCTATTAGAAGACTTGCCGCCTGATTATGACATTTATATCGTGGATGCAGCTGGGAGCAGTGCCGAAAAGATTAAAAAAATCCCATTAGAGGAATTGGATCACAGGATGGAAATTAGTAATTTAACCACACTTTACATTCCGCCGGTTCCTGAAAAAAATCTGCATCATACATTCCCTTTTTTACGGGAGGTAATGGCAGTGTTGCGCGGACCGGACGGCTGTCCCTGGGATAAGAAGCAGACCCATGAATCGTTGCGTTATCATACAATTGAAGAGGTCTATGAGCTGATTGAAGCCATTGATGAGGAAGACGATGACCATATTGTTGAGGAGCTTGGCGATTTGCTGATGCATGTTTTATTGCATAGTCAAATCGGCGAGGACAATGGTTACTTCACGATAGATGATGTGATTCAGTCGATTTCTGATAAAATGATTTATCGTCATCCGCATGTATTCCAGTCCGCTGTAGCAGATACAGAGGAAGCTGTGCTGGAAAACTGGGAAGAGCTTAAAAAACAGGAAAAGGGAAAAGACAGGGAATCGGTGCTGGATGGTGTCCCGACTTATCTGCCTGCGTTGACCAAGGCATATAAGCTCACCTCAAAAGCAGGTCGTGTCGGATTTGAATGGGAGCATGTCGGAGAGGTCTGGGATAAATTGAAGGAAGAAATAGAGGAAGTCATCGAAGCAGTTCAGGAAAAAGATAAGACGGATGTAGAAGAAGAACTGGGAGATGTATTATTTGTCTTAGCGAATATTTCCAGATACTATAAAGTACATCCTGAGGTCGCATTGGAACGTGCTAATCGAAAATTCAGCAGCAGGTTTCAATATATAGAGAAAAAACTGCTGGAAAACAATCAAACACCACAAACCGTTTCTCTGCAGGAAATGGATGCTTACTGGGAAGAAGCGAAAAAAGCAAAGTTATGA
- a CDS encoding putative polysaccharide biosynthesis protein, which yields MSDNETSRLIKGALLLSIAGLISKIFSAVYRIVLQNLTGDIGFYMYQQLYPLLGIAMMLALYGFPSAISSLTATEIEKGKTLSWEGFYRPILLILGGFHILLIAIIYFTAPLLAHLAGDARFTGLYQLTAVLFLIVPVLALFRGIQQGRYEMAPTALSQIGEQFIRVGTIVAGAWLVSQGIFQIYAIGTTAVLASLLGSFSALAILLFYYYQHRNDAQAVTQVPSQGEVVPWKKYMKTLLLFGIAAAMNHMTLLLMQLADAFTFVPTLIAEGTGEIAAKEMKGVFDRGQPLIQVVTIIGSSIALAIIPAISYQKLKEQRTQVMNYIQTALHIGIFIAVGAVIGLFIIFPEVNQLLYKNIQGTSALRLLIVAMAMSTVSIIGASILQSLGMIVRTAVFIGISFIVKVCSNLILIPLYGMHGASIATVVSLTVLLLLVVIELYRKLPNMLLFRSVSWKSLTIASAVMVVYLLIMQAVFSGLVMDIRWLLLIYVLFISILGAVLFLFVLLKTGGLTEAQIRILPKSVYLLRIYKGRKKP from the coding sequence ATGTCAGATAACGAAACAAGCCGGCTGATTAAAGGTGCGCTATTACTGAGTATCGCCGGTTTGATAAGTAAAATATTTAGTGCTGTTTATCGCATTGTCTTGCAAAACTTAACTGGAGATATCGGATTTTATATGTATCAGCAGCTCTATCCATTGTTAGGTATTGCGATGATGCTGGCATTGTATGGATTTCCCTCCGCCATTTCTTCGTTAACAGCAACGGAAATAGAAAAAGGAAAAACGTTGTCTTGGGAAGGATTTTATCGTCCAATTCTTCTTATACTTGGAGGCTTTCACATCCTGCTTATAGCAATCATCTATTTTACGGCGCCTTTATTAGCTCATTTGGCTGGTGATGCGCGTTTTACAGGGTTATATCAGCTGACCGCCGTATTATTTCTTATCGTTCCTGTTCTGGCGTTATTTCGCGGCATACAGCAGGGAAGGTATGAAATGGCTCCTACTGCGCTTTCACAAATTGGTGAACAGTTTATCCGTGTCGGTACGATTGTTGCAGGGGCCTGGCTGGTCAGTCAGGGTATTTTTCAAATATATGCGATTGGAACGACCGCAGTGCTTGCGTCCTTGTTGGGAAGTTTCAGTGCGCTTGCTATTCTGTTATTTTACTACTATCAGCATCGCAATGACGCACAAGCAGTCACACAAGTTCCTTCCCAGGGAGAAGTTGTCCCATGGAAAAAGTATATGAAAACGTTGCTGTTATTCGGAATAGCTGCTGCGATGAATCATATGACGCTTTTGTTAATGCAGTTAGCAGATGCCTTCACATTTGTTCCGACATTAATCGCGGAGGGGACAGGAGAAATTGCTGCGAAAGAAATGAAGGGTGTGTTTGACCGGGGACAACCGTTGATTCAGGTTGTAACCATTATTGGTTCATCGATTGCTTTAGCGATTATACCGGCTATCAGTTATCAGAAGCTAAAAGAACAAAGAACACAAGTGATGAACTATATTCAAACAGCGCTGCATATTGGCATATTTATTGCGGTCGGGGCTGTTATCGGATTATTTATTATATTCCCTGAGGTGAATCAATTACTTTATAAAAATATACAAGGAACGAGTGCGTTAAGATTATTAATCGTTGCGATGGCGATGTCTACTGTCTCTATTATTGGTGCCTCGATTCTGCAAAGTTTAGGGATGATTGTGCGCACGGCTGTATTTATCGGCATTTCATTTATCGTAAAGGTATGCAGTAATCTGATTCTTATTCCGCTTTATGGCATGCATGGAGCAAGCATCGCAACCGTTGTCAGTCTTACCGTGTTATTATTACTGGTAGTTATAGAGCTTTATCGGAAGCTGCCAAATATGCTGTTATTCCGTTCTGTATCATGGAAAAGCTTAACGATTGCAAGTGCGGTCATGGTTGTCTATCTTTTAATCATGCAAGCTGTCTTTTCCGGTTTGGTGATGGACATAAGATGGCTCTTGCTTATATATGTGCTGTTTATTTCCATATTAGGAGCCGTCCTGTTTTTGTTTGTATTGTTGAAAACTGGTGGATTGACCGAAGCACAGATTCGTATTTTACCCAAATCAGTGTACTTATTACGTATTTATAAAGGGAGGAAAAAGCCTTGA
- the spoVT gene encoding stage V sporulation protein T — MKATGIVRRIDDLGRVVVPKEIRRTLRIREGDPLEIFVDREGEVILKKYSPISELGHFAKEYAEALFQSLQAPIVITDRDEIIAIAGESKKEYLNKPLSSRITDIIEGRSPVYEGDKTQVEIVDGKEQELHSYTIHPIIANGDPIGCVMIFSGDDKLNKVEQKAAETASVFLAKQME, encoded by the coding sequence ATGAAAGCAACTGGAATAGTACGTCGTATCGACGATTTAGGAAGAGTAGTGGTACCGAAAGAAATCAGAAGAACGTTACGGATTCGTGAAGGAGATCCCCTCGAAATTTTTGTCGATCGAGAAGGAGAGGTCATTTTAAAAAAATATTCACCAATTAGTGAGCTGGGCCATTTTGCGAAAGAATATGCGGAGGCATTATTTCAATCTTTACAAGCACCAATCGTTATTACAGATAGGGATGAAATCATTGCTATTGCGGGAGAGTCCAAAAAAGAATATTTAAATAAGCCGCTCAGCAGTCGTATTACAGATATTATTGAAGGACGTTCCCCTGTTTACGAAGGAGATAAAACGCAAGTAGAAATTGTAGATGGAAAGGAACAAGAGCTGCACTCTTATACGATTCATCCGATTATTGCCAATGGAGATCCAATTGGTTGCGTAATGATTTTTTCCGGGGATGATAAGTTGAACAAAGTAGAGCAGAAAGCAGCAGAAACAGCTTCTGTTTTCCTGGCAAAACAAATGGAATAG